A window of Acinetobacter sp. TR3 contains these coding sequences:
- the chrA gene encoding chromate efflux transporter, with protein MQQSDPIKALDSIPFWQAFLFWLKLGFISFGGPAGQIAVMHQELVEQKRWISEKRFLHALNYCMLLPGPEAQQLAIYIGWLMHRTAGGLVAGILFVLPSLFILIALSWIYVQFGDVPIIAGLFYGIKPAVTAIVFHATYRIGSRSLKNNFLYLIAAAAFIAIFFFNIPFPLIVLSAAILGYLLSKKQPHLFATQSTHQGKQKHYGAALIDDDTPPPAHAIFRWTQLTKILVIAALLWCIPIISLTLSLGWEHAYTQMAWFFTKAALLTFGGAYAVLPYVYQGAVNHYAWLSPTQMIDGLALGESTPGPLIMVVAFVGFLGGFNHALLGADHLFLAGALGAVIVTWFTFLFSFVFILAGAPIIESTHNELKFTAPLTAITAAVVGVILNLALFFSYHVLWPQGFDHAFNYEAAIITIAAMIALFKFQINVLYVIFASALCGLVLYLFV; from the coding sequence ATGCAGCAATCTGACCCAATAAAAGCTCTGGACTCTATCCCTTTTTGGCAAGCTTTTTTATTTTGGCTGAAATTAGGCTTTATTAGTTTTGGGGGGCCAGCAGGTCAAATCGCAGTGATGCACCAAGAATTGGTTGAACAGAAACGTTGGATTTCTGAAAAAAGATTCCTACATGCACTCAACTATTGCATGCTTTTACCTGGCCCTGAAGCACAACAACTCGCCATTTATATTGGTTGGTTGATGCATCGAACCGCAGGTGGCTTAGTTGCAGGCATTCTATTTGTGCTGCCTTCTTTATTTATTCTAATTGCCTTGTCATGGATTTATGTACAGTTTGGTGATGTGCCGATTATTGCTGGATTATTTTATGGCATCAAACCTGCAGTCACGGCGATTGTGTTTCATGCAACCTATCGCATTGGCAGTCGCTCACTCAAAAACAATTTCTTATATTTGATTGCCGCTGCTGCTTTTATCGCGATCTTTTTCTTCAATATTCCCTTTCCATTGATTGTATTGAGTGCCGCGATACTGGGCTATTTACTGAGTAAAAAGCAACCACACTTATTTGCAACTCAAAGCACCCATCAAGGCAAGCAAAAACATTATGGTGCTGCCCTGATTGACGATGATACGCCTCCTCCTGCACATGCTATTTTCCGTTGGACTCAACTGACTAAAATCCTCGTTATTGCAGCATTATTATGGTGTATCCCAATCATCAGTTTAACCCTAAGCTTAGGATGGGAACATGCTTATACCCAAATGGCATGGTTCTTTACCAAAGCTGCATTACTGACATTTGGTGGAGCTTATGCCGTATTACCCTATGTTTATCAAGGTGCGGTGAATCACTATGCATGGCTCAGTCCAACCCAAATGATTGATGGATTAGCATTGGGTGAAAGTACCCCAGGCCCACTGATTATGGTGGTTGCATTCGTTGGGTTTTTAGGGGGCTTTAACCATGCCTTATTAGGTGCAGATCATCTGTTCTTGGCGGGTGCACTCGGTGCTGTCATTGTTACATGGTTTACTTTTTTATTTTCCTTTGTGTTCATTCTCGCAGGTGCTCCGATTATTGAATCCACTCATAATGAACTTAAATTTACTGCACCACTTACGGCAATTACCGCTGCTGTCGTGGGGGTTATTCTCAATCTGGCACTGTTCTTTAGTTATCATGTGTTGTGGCCACAGGGTTTCGATCACGCTTTTAATTATGAAGCGGCAATCATCACAATTGCTGCAATGATTGCGCTGTTTAAATTCCAAATAAATGTGCTCTATGTGATTTTCGCTTCTGCACTTTGTGGTTTAGTTCTATACCTATTTGTATAA